Proteins encoded by one window of Rutidosis leptorrhynchoides isolate AG116_Rl617_1_P2 chromosome 7, CSIRO_AGI_Rlap_v1, whole genome shotgun sequence:
- the LOC139858176 gene encoding protein TIC 20-II, chloroplastic, whose translation MAATPLLRLSISPPPPKSTRSSLLFHPLRSTTLPLQQPLKTPSLRSNSTTINRRFNPISASKTTTPVTDRLISAAAYFFPFFNGLQYGRYLFAQYPKTLGLILEPFLPLLSVYRSVPYASYLAFLLLYIGVVRNTNVSRYARFNAMQAVVLDVLLVLPLLVQRIFNPGPHGIGGKLVMLSHNVIFVFVVVCFVYSFGFSVMGRTPKLPIVGEAAGRQF comes from the coding sequence ATGGCAGCGACACCACTCCTCCGACTGTCCATATCACCACCACCGCCAAAATCCACTCGCTCATCACTCCTATTTCACCCTCTCAGATCCACCACCCTCCCCCTTCAACAACCACTTAAAACTCCATCACTCCGTTCAAATTCCACCACCATAAACCGCCGTTTCAACCCAATCTCCGCCTCCAAAACCACCACACCCGTCACCGACCGTCTAATCTCCGCCGCCGCATACTTCTTCCCTTTCTTCAACGGCCTTCAGTACGGCCGTTACCTCTTCGCACAATACCCTAAAACCCTAGGTCTAATTCTCGAACCATTTCTCCCATTACTCTCAGTCTACCGTTCAGTTCCGTACGCCAGTTACTTAGCCTTTTTATTACTCTATATTGGTGTCGTACGCAACACTAATGTTAGTCGTTACGCTCGATTTAACGCGATGCAGGCGGTTGTTCTTGATGTCCTGTTGGTGCTACCTTTACTGGTTCAGAGGATTTTTAATCCGGGCCCACATGGAATTGGGGGAAAACTTGTGATGTTAAGTCATAATGTGATTTTTGtgtttgttgttgtttgttttgtTTATAGTTTCGGGTTTTCGGTTATGGGTCGCACTCCGAAGTTGCCGATTGTTGGTGAGGCTGCGGGTAGGCAGTTTTGA